The following coding sequences are from one Humulus lupulus chromosome X, drHumLupu1.1, whole genome shotgun sequence window:
- the LOC133804703 gene encoding abscisic acid receptor PYL2 — translation MENPDDNNPHGLSSEEYTELEPLIATYHNFESQPNTCTSVITQRIEAPASVVWALVRRFDNPQRYKHFIKSCNMNGDGGVGSMREVTVVSGLPASTSVERLEILDDEKHVLSFSVVGGEHRLNNYRSVTSVNEFRKNDSDESQNDNGGVYTVVIESYIVDIPEGNTTEDTKMFVDTVVKLNLQKLAVVALHGGDGGDGDGGHDL, via the coding sequence ATGGAGAATCCTGATGATAATAATCCCCATGGCCTGAGCTCGGAGGAATACACAGAGCTGGAGCCACTCATCGCCACGTACCACAACTTCGAATCTCAACCGAACACGTGTACGTCGGTGATCACCCAACGTATCGAGGCTCCGGCGAGCGTGGTGTGGGCTCTGGTGCGGCGGTTCGACAACCCTCAGAGATACAAGCACTTCATCAAGAGCTGCAACATGAATGGCGACGGCGGCGTCGGGAGCATGAGGGAGGTCACCGTCGTGTCGGGGCTGCCGGCGTCGACCAGCGTCGAGAGGCTGGAGATTCTGGACGACGAGAAGCACGTGCTGAGCTTCAGCGTCGTTGGTGGAGAGCACCGCCTCAACAACTACCGGTCAGTCACTTCCGTCAATGAGTTTCGGAAAAACGACAGCGACGAGAGCCAAAACGACAACGGCGGTGTTTACACGGTGGTGATAGAGTCTTACATCGTGGACATACCGGAGGGGAACACGACGGAGGACACGAAGATGTTTGTCGACACCGTTGTGAAGTTGAACCTTCAGAAGCTTGCCGTGGTGGCTCTGCATGGCGGCGACGGCGGCGATGGCGATGGCGGCCATGACCTTTAG
- the LOC133804582 gene encoding homeobox protein ATH1-like: protein MENNQAFNITQEMIMTSRNDLTAMNSSFVLQSYLDDFSYSNPLFYSYKRSFSRDEASSLGGVGSSSSAMCNSTELQEEAAKFMAAKAAAAAAGHGLQENLNNLAISVPQMYSSDDVLSGFVSNENNNNNSYVTYNHQWGDVELVGKTSEFHQTFDPNVWNSNNNHNGSSDFSNELSLSLATSQPSVITGMATTIPGQCSDMSRSAALPARNTETVLVSEQTSCNNNKVISPSFGSYRPLQLSQVILGSRYLSAAQEILAHFASFSLENIGHDHSSSSYLMNSCSLSTMSPMDSTSDGGRLEGETESESHRRQLETKRAKLLSLLQLVDDRYNQCLDEIHTVVSAFHAATELDPQIHARFALQTISVLYKGLRERISKHCLAMGATSFDQLGRESSGSDKSFETSFIQKQWALQQLKKKDQLWRPQRGLPERSVSVLRAWMFQNFLHPYPKDAEKHLLAVKSGLTRNQVSNWFINARVRLWKPMIEEMYAELNRRKENNNQRISINDNNNNNINQIQRYN, encoded by the exons ATGGAGAATAATCAAGCCTTTAACATAACACAGGAAATGATCATGACAAGCCGAAATGATCTTACCGCCATGAACTCCTCCTTTGTTCTTCAGTCTTATCTAGATGATTTCAGTTATTCTAACCCCTTGTTCTATTCCTACAAAAGGAGTTTTAGTAGAGATGAGGCCTCCTCGCTCGGCGGGGTTGGCAGTAGTTCTAGTGCCATGTGTAATAGCACTGAGTTACAAGAGGAAGCTGCTAAATTCATGGCTGCAaaggctgctgctgctgctgcaggCCATGGCCTTCAAGAAAACCTCAACAACTTGGCCATTTCGGTTCCTCAAATGTACTCATCAGATGATGTTTTATCTGGTTTTGTTTCGAatgaaaacaacaacaacaactctTATGTCACTTATAATCATCAGTGGGGTGATGTAGAGCTTGTTGGGAAGACTTCAGAATTTCATCAAACGTTTGATCCAAATGTATGGAATAGTAATAATAATCATAATGGTTCTTCCGATTTCAGTAATGAACTCTCTCTATCTCTGGCCACATCTCAGCCCTCTGTCATCACAGGGATGGCTACTACAATTCCAGGCCAATGCTCGGACATGTCTCGCTCTGCCGCTCTGCCTGCTCGCAACACCGAAACAGTGCTTGTATCCGAGCAAACTTCTTGCAACAACAACAAAGTTATTTCGCCGAGTTTTGGTTCTTATAGGCCCCTGCAACTCTCCCAAGTGATATTAGGATCGAGATATCTGTCTGCAGCTCAAGAAATTCTTGCTCACTTTGCAAGCTTTTCGCTCGAAAACATCGGTCATGATCATTCAAGTAGTAGCTACTTGATGAACTCTTGCTCGTTATCAACAATGTCGCCAATGGATTCAACCTCTGATGGTGGTAGGCTTGAAGGAGAAACTGAATCTGAATCGCACCGACGACAGTTGGAAACAAAGAGAGCCAAGTTGTTGTCTTTGCTACAATTG GTTGATGACCGCTACAACCAGTGCTTGGACGAGATTCACACGGTGGTATCAGCCTTCCACGCAGCAACCGAGCTAGACCCTCAAATACACGCTCGTTTCGCTCTCCAAACAATCTCTGTATTGTACAAAGGTTTGAGAGAAAGGATCAGCAAGCATTGCCTGGCCATGGGAGCCACGAGCTTCGATCAGCTTGGGAGGGAAAGCAGTGGCAGTGACAAGTCCTTCGAAACCTCTTTCATACAGAAACAATGGGCTCTTCAACAGCTGAAGAAGAAGGACCAGTTATGGAGACCCCAAAGAGGGTTGCCTGAGAGATCTGTGTCTGTTCTTAGAGCTTGGATGTTTCAGAACTTTCTTCATCC gTATCCCAAAGATGCAGAGAAGCATTTGCTTGCTGTAAAGAGTGGGTTGACAAGAAACCAA GTATCAAACTGGTTTATAAACGCCAGAGTTAGGCTATGGAAGCCAATGATAGAAGAAATGTATGCAGAGCTGAACAGAAGAAAGGAAAACAACAACCAAAGAATTAGTATCAacgacaacaacaacaacaacattaaTCAAATTCAAAGATACAATTAA
- the LOC133803328 gene encoding protein NDL2, producing the protein MADSSDSVSVDMDGFSLGGKEHLIKTCHGVVSVTVIGDQDKPALVTYPDLAVNYVSCFQGLFFCPEACSLLLHNFCIYHISPPGHELGAETISFDDPLLSADDLVDQIADVLNYFGLGAVMCMGVTAGAYIITLFALKYRHRVLGLILISPLCKAPSWTEWLLNKVMSNLLYYYGMCGVVKELLLKRYFSKDIRGCAQVPESDVVQACRRSLEERQSSNVWRLLEALNGRPDITEGLRKLQCRSLIFVGDNSPFHAEALYMTSKLDRRFSALVEVQACGSMVTEEQPHAMLIPLEYFLMGYGLYKPSSQSNVSPRSPLSPLCISPELLSPESMGLKLKPIKTRISLQV; encoded by the exons ATGGCGGATTCGAGTGATTCAGTGTCCGTCGATATGGACGGATTTTCTCTAGGCGGAAAG GAGCATCTTATAAAAACTTGTCATGGTGTTGTGTCCGTTACTGTGATTGGAGACCAGGACAAACCAGCTCTTGTTACTTATCCCGATTTAGCTGTAAATT ATGTGTCCTGCTTCCAAGGTTTATTCTTTTGTCCAGAAGCATGTTCTTTGTTGCTCCATAACTTTTGCATATATCATATTAGTCCTCCCGGCCATGAG TTGGGAGCTGAAACAATTAGTTTTGATGATCCTTTGCTTTCTGCTGATGACTTGGTGGATCAGATCGCTGATGTTCTTAATTATTTCGG ACTTGGAGCTGTGATGTGTATGGGTGTTACAGCTGGAGCTTACATCATCACCCTATTTGCT TTGAAGTACAGACATCGAGTCCTAGGTTTGATTCTCATATCTCCATTATGTAAAGCACCCTCTTGGACAGAATGGTTGCTAAATAAG GTAATGTCAAATTTACTTTACTACTATGGCATGTGTGGAGTCGTAAAGGAGTTATTGCTCAAGCGGTACTTTAGCAAG GACATCCGTGGCTGTGCTCAAGTGCCAGAGTCGGATGTCGTTCAGGCTTGCAGAAGA TCGCTCGAGGAGAGGCAAAGTTCAAATGTTTGGCGGTTACTCGAAGCACTTAACGG GAGACCAGACATTACAGAAGGCTTGCGAAAACTACAGTGTCGCTCACTAATTTTCGTTGGTGATAACTCTCCATTTCATGCCGAGGCACTTTACATGACATCGAAGCTAGACAGACGGTTTAGCGCATTGGTCGAG GTTCAGGCGTGCGGGTCGATGGTGACAGAGGAGCAGCCTCACGCGATGTTGATACCATTGGAGTATTTCCTCATGGGATATGGCTTGTACAAGCCTTCTTCTCAGTCGAATGTCAGCCCGAGGAGCCCGTTGAGCCCCTTGTGTATTTCTCCAGAGCTTCTTTCCCCTGAAAGCATGGGATTGAAGCTGAAACCGATCAAAACTCGCATTTCGCTGCAAGTTTGA